The Cucurbita pepo subsp. pepo cultivar mu-cu-16 chromosome LG05, ASM280686v2, whole genome shotgun sequence nucleotide sequence GATTATCCAATTGTCATATATGTCGCCAGCCTATCAGAAATCGCATAAGGCTCTACACCGGGTGATCGAGGACTGCACCAAAGGCAACATGAGATACGATGTGCGTGAGGTCAACAACAACAGATGGATATGACATCCAGGAACAAGGATTACGACGCGATTAGGAATGTATGTTACGGATAGCTCGAAAATCTTCTAATCTTTAGTCTAGGAATGTTCTACTTTCGGGTGTTGTAAGAATGTGGATGGGGCACACCGATGAACAAACAATGTGCCCTTATGCATATGAGATATAAACAAGATTTCATATGCATAATTTTGCATGTAAGATCTGGACCGAATGTGAAGTTTAGTGATCATtagtcaaattttataaagttgCCATTAGCTTGACAGAGCTTGTCAATGAGTATGAGGACTAACTCCATAGTAACATAAAGCATTTGAATTAAACAAGGCTTCCAGATACAAAGTTCTTAAGCTTTAAGAGCCTGTCCTGTAAAGATAAACAAACCCTAAAACAGTAAGATTGCATGACAAAATCTAACCCACACGTAcccgtttatttattttcgttcTTGACCTGTTGGTTCTTGTCAGCGACCTCGTTGCTTTGGTTTGGGGGGATTGGTTGGATTCTCACATATGGCTTCCTTGTCAATGTCTCTCCCCTCAAAGCAGCAACATAGCGATCGTTTGTGTCCTCTTTCCTCTGCAACTCGCCTAGATATTCTGCCAGTCTCTCTCGATTCACTCTCCCCATCATCTGGATTTCAATATCAAGTAACAAAACCACAAACATTGAGAAGCAAAATACCTGATGAACACAATTGTAACATGTAAGATTAAACTTACGATTGCAGACAAATTGTAACAGGGGCTCCCAAGCCCCctattagcagatattgtcctctttggactttccctttcgggcttcctaaaacgcgtctgctaggaggTTTAcccactcttataaagaatgtttcgttctcctgcccaaccgatgtgagatctcacagaaaTTTAATACATACAAGTTCCGACAGCACCAcgaattcaaaatatttaactcCGTTTGATAACCATTCGGTTCGTTGTTTTAGACTACCTCCACCTATGGATTCCTTGTTTTGTCATCCAAGTTTTGAA carries:
- the LOC111795217 gene encoding uncharacterized protein LOC111795217 — its product is MSFLWEKSESWRWIVRKTRDSKPFFLAFATVCGVVPGVIGYCVMQATNSRNEQLEARLRQNARPESLMMGRVNRERLAEYLGELQRKEDTNDRYVAALRGETLTRKPYVRIQPIPPNQSNEVADKNQQVKNENK